The sequence below is a genomic window from Selenomonas ruminantium subsp. lactilytica TAM6421.
GACAGACTGTATTTTGCCAGCTCATCACATTTTCGATGCTGGGAAACGAGGGCGTGTCTATCGTAGAAAACCTTAGCATATGTGGTGTGCCGGTGCCGGATGCTATTAAGAATAAGTTGAAGAAGCTGGCTCAGGAGAAAAAAAGGAGGGGCAATATTAAAGGAAGGAAATTTTGATAACAGCGGGATTGTAAAGGAGAAAGAGGATGAACGTTGATATTGTAGAGACCAATCTTGACTTTTCAAGCTTGTCCAAGCGCAGCTGTACAGACATGATTGTAATCCATCATACAGGCTCACCGGATATGGATGCTTCGGCTGAGCAGATTCATGGATGGCATCTTAACAACGGCTGGGCGGGCATTGGCTATCATTATGTTATCCGCAAAAATGGCACGATTGAGAGAGGGCGCCCGGAATGGGCAGTTGGCAGCCATGCTTATGGTGAAAACGATCATACCATAGGTGTGCATTTATCGGGAGATTTTTTGCACGTTGCCCCAACAGATGAGCAGATTGAAAAGTGTGCGATGCTTATTGCCAGCCTGAGTGCTGCTTATGGCATTCCTATAGACCGGGAACACGTTGTTGGCCATGGGGAGCTCATGGCCACAGACTGCCCAGGTGTAAATCTGCAGGCATTGCTGGATGATGGCACAATAACTGGCAAGGCCAACTGGTACAGGTATGGCAATGTGTCACAAGATAAGGCTGCGGACAAAACTTTGCCTGAGGAACGGATTTGGCAGTTTCTGAAGGGGAAAGGGCTTAGTGATTATGCAGCAGCTGGTATTATGGGAAATCTCTATGCGGAGAGTGGTCTCATCCCTACCAATCTGGAAGACTACTACGAGTGCAAACTGGGAATGTCGGACGATGAATATACGTGCGCTGTAGATGCCGGCGAATATCCGAATTTTGTGCATGATAGAGCAGGGTATGGGCTGGCTCAGTGGACATACTATAGCCGGAAGGCGGGCTTGCTGAAATATGCCAGAGCTAAAGGAAAATCTATCGGTGATTTGGATATGCAGCTGGAATTCTTGTGGCAGGAATTACAACTGAATCAATCGCTGATGGATAAACTTGCCGAGGCTGGCTCCGTTCAAGAGGCCAGCAATGCGGTTCTATTTGATTTTGAACGTCCTGCAGATCAGAGTGAAGCAGTACAGTCAATCCGGGCTGGGTACGGGCAGGACTATTATGATGATTTTGCCTTGACCAATAAGCTGGTGATGGAGGAGGAAGAATCCATGCGATATAATAATGTAGCAGAGGTGCCGGAATGGGCGCAGCCGACAATCCAGAAAATGATTGATAAAGGTTTGCTGGGCGGAACCAGCGGTAAGGACAATCTGGATTTGACATTGGAAATGATACGTGTTTTTGTGGTCAATGATAGAGCTGGCCTGTACTGATGAAGGCTTATCAATCAAAGAAAGGCCCATACGGCATGATGTCGATATGGGCCAGTAGTAGAAGTAAACAATACTGTGTACTTAGCAGTACATAGGGGATGCCATGATGCTGACGAGAAGGCAGCCGGTGACAGAGCGGGATAAGGAATTGCAGGCTTTGGAAGAGTCGCATATGAGCGCTGAATAAGGCAGCAGGAGGTCGCAGACAGCGGCCTCTTTTTATTAAGTATACTTCGTTTTAGTATTGCGAAAATTGTCATTTTAGTGTAAAATAGGACTATAGAACTAAGGAGACGAGAGGATTGAAATGAGAAGGTTTGAAGCCGTAATGACAACAGCGGTTTCAGGTGGATCTGGGATCGATAAGATGCACCCGACAGGTAGTCACTGAGAAAGAGAGGGATTACTGTGGAAAATTTTTATCGATGGCTGTTGTCAACCTCCTGGGCTGAGCGTTTGAGAGCCTATGCATACATCGAGAAGGATTTACGGCATCAGAAGCGCTGGGTTATGAACGAGGACAAATGGGAGGACATGAAGATGCTTGTGGGGCAGATTCTGTCCATTCATTTCAAGAAGCACCCGGCTAAAGATGTCGCGGATTTTTCAGAGCGGATTGCCAGGCTATATCAGTTGTTATTGGCGCCTATGTCCGAGGAAAAAAGCCACCACCATGCAGTCAGCAAAGGCTTGCTGATGGATATCTATGATGAAGATGACATTGCTGCCCGTCAGGCAATACATGCGTATTTTCATCAGAAACGCTGTCAGGAAAGTCATTCGGTACTGGACAATCTCTTCCGGTGCTATGAATATATGATGGAACAGGCCACGTCGCGTTATTTGGCTGTAATGGCATGAAGGATAGTTGCTTTGCAGGAATGCAGGGCAGCTATTTTTTTGGCGGAAACTATATCGATATAGGATTTTCCCATATTAAGCGATATTGACAGGATTGTCCATAGTGGATATAATTAGTAGCAGGTAATAAAAAATAGAGGCGCAGGACTGGCTGCTCTTAAGCAGCCAAGGGGAACTGTGCCGACGCTTTTTTAGATAGACGATCGCCTGAGCAGAGTGCGGATTGCGTTGCTCAGGCGATTCGTTTGTCTAAGCGGTAAAGCAGGAGGAAGATTATGAACGAGAATTGGCAGGGATTCCGTCCCGGAAAATGGCAGACGAAGATTGATGTGCGTGATTTTATCCAGAAGAACTATACGCCTTATGAGGGGGAGGCAGATTTTCTGGCTGAAGCTACGGCTAACACCACGGCTGTCTGGGAGGAATGCAAGAAGCTGCTGGCGGAAGAACGCAAAAAAGGCGGCGTATTGGATGTAGATACCGAAACGGTTTCCACCACTATCTCCCATGCACCTGGTTATATCGATAAGGAACATGAAACCGTCGTCGGTTTGCAGCTGGATGCACCTTTGAAGCGCGGCCTGATCGTCAACGGCGGTCTGCGCATGGCCCAGCAGGCGGCAGATGCCTATGGCTACAAGGTCAGCGACAAGATCACGGAAATCTATTCCAAACATGTGAAAACCCATAATGAAGCGGTGTTTGAGCTCTATACGCCGGAAATGCGCAAGGCCCGTCATTTAGGCCTGCTCACCGGTCTGCCCGATGCTTATGGCCGTGGCCGCATCATTGGCGACTATCGCCGGGTGGCGCTCTATGGTGTGGATCGTCTGATCGAGCAGAAGAAGCTGGATAAGGAAGAGATGTACGGCGGGGCCATGGATGCGGAGAAGATGCGTGCCCGCAGCGAGATTGCCCAGCAGATCAAGGCCTTGAATGATCTTAAGACCATGGCTAAGAGCTATGGCTTTGACATCAGCGTGCCGGCAAAGAACGCCAAAGAAGCTGTGCAGTGGGTGTATTTCGGCTATCTGGCTTCCGTCAAGGAGCAGAATGGCGCGGCCATGTCCATCGGCCGTGTGAGCACCTTCCTGGATATCTATATGGAACGGGATCTGGCAAGTGGTGTCATTACGGAAGCGGAAGCCCAGGAGCTTATGGATCAGCTGGTCATCAAGCTGCGCATGGTGCGCATGCTGCGTACGCCGGAATATAATGAGCTCTTTGCCGGCGATCCCATCTGGGTGACGGAGTCCGTAGGCGGCATGGGGGAAGATGGCCGTACCTTGGTCACGAAGAACTCCTTCCGTATCCTGCATACGCTGGAAAATCTCGGCCCCTCCCCGGAACCGAACCTTACGGTGCTCTGGTCCAAGCGTCTGCCGGCTGGCTTCAAGAAGTATGCGGCTGAGATCTCCATCAAGACCAGCGCCATCCAGTATGAAAATGATGAAGTGATGCGTCCGGCTTATGGCGATGACTATGGCATCACCTGCTGCGTATCGGCCATGAAGCTGGGCAAGATGATGCAGTTCTTCGGTGCCCGGGCCAACCTGGCCAAATCCTTGCTGCTGGCCATCAATGGTGGCAAGGATGAGAAGAGCAATGAGCAGCTGGCACCGGAAATCCCCCTGCCCACGGGTGAGGTGCTGGATTATGCGGAAGTCCGCCATAAATATTCCCAGGTGCTGGCATGGCTGGCCGAGCTCTATGTGGACACCATGAATGTGATCCACTATTCCCATGACCTGCATGCTTATGAAGCTGGCCAGATGGCCCTCCATGACAGCAAGATCGAACGTCTGATGGCCTTCGGCGTGGCAGGTCTGTCCTGTGCGGTGGATTCCCTGTCGGCCATCAAGTATGCCAGGGTGACGTCCATCCGCAATGAATTCGGCGTAGCGACGGATTTCAAAGTGGAAGGTGACTTCCCGAAATTTGGCAACAACGATCCTCGCGTAGATGAACTGGCGCATGAATTGACCCATGAGTTCATCACGGAGCTCCGCAAGCACAAGGCTTATCGCGGTGCAGAGCACACCCTGTCCATCCTGACCATCACGTCCAATGTCATGTACGGCAAGAAGACGGGCACGACGCCGGATGGCCGCAAGCTTGGCGAGCCGCTGGCTCCGGGGGCGAACCCCATGCATGGCCGGGATAAGAGCGGGGCACTGGCTGCCATGAAGTCCATTGCCCATCTGGATTATGCGGACTGTCGGGATGGTATCTCCTATACTTTCTCTATGATTCCGTCGGCATTGGGCAAGACCGAGGAGATTCGGGTGCAGAATCTCACGGCGATGTTGGATGGTTACAGCGGCTACGAAGCCCATCATATCAATATCAATGTATTGGATCGGGCCGTGCTGGAAGATGCCATGGAGCATCCGGAGAATTATCCGCAGCTGACCATCCGTGTTTCCGGTTATGCGGTGAACTTCATCAAGCTTGACCGTCCGCATCAGCTGGAAGTGATTCAGCGTACCTTCTACGAAACAATGTAAGATGGTAAAGGGATTCTATCATTCTAAGCTCACCTTTGGCACGATGGACGGCCCGGGTATCCGCTATGTGCTGTTCCTGGCCGGCTGCCGGATGGGCTGTGCGTTCTGCCACAATCCCGACACTTGGGCCCAGGGACAGCAGCTGATCACGGCAGAGGAAGTATTGCAGGAGGCTGAGGACTATCGTCAGTTCTACGATTCCTCGGGGGGCGGTATCACCGTTTCCGGCGGGGAACCGCTGCTGCAGCCGGAGTTTGTGGCGGAGCTGCTGGCCAAGGCCAAAGCCCGGGGCTGGCATACAGTCATCGATACCTGCGGGCTGGCCGGCAAAGAGGCTGTCATGCAGGTGCTGCCCTATGTCGATCGGGTACTGTTTTCGCTGAAGGGCAGTACGGAGGGGAGCTATCATGATTTGACCAAGGCCAAGCGTAAAGATATCCTGGCGAATCTGCGGTTGATTGCGGCCCGCAAGCCGGTGACTTTGCGCTATGTACTGATTCCCGGCTACACGGATGGCAAGGATAGTCTGGCTGCCCTTATCGGCATTGTGCATGCTTTGCCGCAGACTGTGGAGGTGGAGGTCCTGCCCTATCATACCATGGGCATTGTCAAATGGGATGAACTCGGCTGGGACTATACGTTACGGGATGTACCGGAACCGTCCAAGGGCGAGGTGGATTCTTTCCGCCAGTCCCTGCGTCAGGCCGGGATCAGGCTGGCTGCGACGGAAAACTGAATCGAATAAATGAAGCGAAGCTGTCTCATCAAGGGGCAGCTTTCTTTTATTTGCGGTGACAAGGGCAGGTGTTTATAATAGAAGGAGATATTTTGGACAAAGAATTTTGGATGTGATGATTTGCAACTGACGGATTCGATACAATATGTGAAGGGCGTGGGCCCGAAAAAAACGGCGGAGCTGAAGCGGCTGGGGCTGCGTACGGTTTATGATCTGCTGACGTATTTTCCCCGTACCTATGAAGACCAGAGTGTGCTGACGAAAATATCAGAACTGCAGGCTGGAGAAACGGTGACGGTGGCAGGCACGATTATGAATGTTTCCGAGCGGCAGGGCGGCCGGCGGGGCATGACCATATTGATGGCGCTGATTGGTGATGGCACAGGGATGCTGCAGGTTACCTGGTTCAATCAGAAGTATCTGAAAAACAAGCTGAAGGTGGGCAAAAAAGTCTTTGTGACCGGCAAGGCTGCCTATGCCTATGGCGGGCGGGGACAGTTTGCCATGAGCCAATTGCACAGCTTCGAGATTCTGGATGAGGAGGCAGAACCGGAGAGCCGGACGGGCATTGTGCCGGTTTATCCCGCTACGGAAAAGCTCAATCAGAAATTCTTCCGCAAGGTCATTGCCGGCCTGTTCGCGGAAGAACTCGCCATCCATGATCTGATTCCCCCGCGGGTGATGAAGGCTTATGGTTTGCTGACGCGTCAACAGGCGTTGCGGGATATGCATTTCCCCGCAGATTTTTCGGTGTTACAGGCGGCGCGGAAGCATCTGGCGTTTGAAGAACTCTACCTGATCCAATGCGGGCTGTTGCTGCTCAAGCGGCAGGCGCGGGAGAACAGCAAGGGCATCCGGCATCTGCTCAGCAGTGAGCTGGTGGCCAAGGTTCAGGCGGCTTTGCCCTTCCGGCTGACGGATGACCAGGCCCGGACTTGGCAGGAAATCCAGCGGGATATGGAAAGTCCCCTGCCCATGCGGCGCTTGGTGCAGGGTGATGTGGGCTCCGGCAAGACCGTCATCGCCATGCTGGCGCTGGTGAAAACCGTGGAAAACGGCTATCAGGGGGCACTGATGGCGCCCACGGAAATCCTGGCCAGCCAGCATTATGAAGGCTTCCTCTGGCAATTGGAGCCCTTGGGGATTCGCATCGGTTTCCTGTCCGGGCGGCTGACGAAAAAGAAGCGGGAGGAAATGTACGCCAGGATTGCGGCGCAGGAAGTGGATATTGTGATTGGCACCCATGCGCTGATTCAGGAAGGCGTGGATTTTGCCAAACTCGGTCTGGTGGTCACCGATGAGCAGCACCGCTTTGGCATCGCCCAGCGGGCGGAGCTGGAGAAGAAGGGACATCTTATGCCGGATGTATTGGTCATGACGGCAACGCCGATTCCCCGCACCATGACCTTGACCGTCTATGGGGATCTGGATGTGTCCCTGATTCAGCAGCTGCCGCCGGGGCGTCAGCCCATCCGTACCTTTGTGCGCAAGCCGGATAGGCGGGATCTGATCTATGATTATGTGCATCAGCAATTGGCCGCCGGGCGGCAGGCCTATGTGGTCTGTCCCTTGATTGAGATGAACGAGGAAAGCGATCTGCCCTCTGCCGAAGAAGTCTATGACGAACTGTGCTATGGGATTTTCCGGGATATGCCTTGCGGTCTTGTCCATGGCAGGATGAAGGCGGCGGAAAAAGAGCAGGTGATGCAGGATTTCTATGAAGATAAGATAAAACTTTTGGTATCCACTACGGTAATCGAGGTGGGGGTCAATGTGCCCAATGCCAGCATCATGGTGGTGGAGCATGCGGAACGCTTTGGCCTGGCTCAGCTGCATCAGCTGCGGGGACGCATTGGCCGCGGGCAGTATAAATCCTACTGCATTCTCGTGTCGGAGATGAAGACGGAAAATGCCCGGGAGCGCCTCAAGATCATGGCCGAGACCAGTGATGGATTCAAGCTGGCGGAAGAAGATCTGCGCCTGCGGGGCCCGGGGCAGTTCTTCGGTTCCATGCAGCATGGCCTGCCGGATCTGAAGGTGGCGGATGTGCTGGGGGATATGGACATCCTGCTACAAGCCCGGCAGGCGGCCCAGGAAACCGTGGCCAGCCGTGAGGAACGGCAGGACATCCTGCCGATTCTGGCGCTGCAGTATAAGGAGCAGTTCGAAAATATCACGGATATTTGATGTATTTTTGTCGAGAACATCTTGACATAACACATAGACATAGTATACAATATTTTCAGCTTAAACATGCATGGGAGGCGTGTATCTTGGTAACAGTATTGGTGAATGGTGCCTGTGGCCGCATGGGGCAGGCCGTGTTGAAGGCTGTGCAGGAAGCGGAGGATCTGCAGCTGGTCGGCGCTGTGGATATCCGTGGCGGTGCTGACTGCGGTGAACTGGTCGGCTTGCCGAAAAACAATGTGACGGTGGAAACGGATCTCACCGCAGCTTTGGAACGGCTCAAGCCGGAAGTTATGATTGACTTCACCCGTCCGGATGTGGTCTTTGACAATGTGATGGCGGCACTCAAGGCCAAGGTCAGTCCGGTGGTGGGTACGACGGGGCTCAGCGAGGAGCAGAAGACAGAAATCCGCAAGCTGGCAGAAGAAAATGACACGCCAGCCTTTATCGCGCCGAATTTTGCCATCGGTGCGGTCCTGATGATGGTTATGGCCAAGCAGGCGGCAAAATACATGCCTGAGGTGGAGATCATTGAACTCCATCATGACAATAAACTCGATGCTCCCTCGGGGACGGCGGTGCAGACGGCGGCGATGATTGCCGAGGTGCGGGCGGCACATAAGCAGGGCCATCCGGAGGAAAAGGAAAAGATTGCAGGTGCCCGTGGTGCCGATTACGAGGGCATGCATATCCATAGCGTACGCCTGCCGGGCTATGTGGCTCATCAGGAAGTCATCTTCGGCGGTCTGGGACAGACCCTTACGATCCGTCATGATTCCCTGAACCGGGAATCCTTTATGCCCGGTGTCGTGCTGGCTGCGCAGAAGGTTCGCGGTCTCAAGGGCTTGACTGTCGGTTTGGATAAACTCCTGGAGTTTTAAATAACACAAAAAAGGCATAAGCAGCGAAAGGATGAAGGTTAATGAAAAAGTATAATGTGGCAATCTTGGGGGCAACGGGTGCCGTTGGTCAGGAATTCCTGAACCTTATCGAGGAACGTAATTTCCCCTTTGCCGATTTGAAGATGCTGGCTTCCAAGCGCAGCGCCGGTAAAAAAATCCAGTTCATGGGCAAGGAATACACGGTTGAGGAAGCTACGGTGGATTCCTTCAAAGGCGTGGACATCGCTCTGTTCGCTGGCGGCAGCGCCAGCAAGGAGTTCGCTCCGGCTGCTGTAAAGGCTGGTGCTGTGGTTATCGATAACTCCAGCACCTTCCGCATGGACCCGGAAGTTCCTCTGGTTGTGCCGGAAGTCAACCCGGAAGCCATTGCCCAGCATAAGGGCATCATTGCCAATCCGAACTGCTCCACGATCATCATGGTCATGGCCCTGAAGCCGCTCTATGATATTTCCAAGATCAAGCGCGTGGTTGTTTCCACCTATCAGGCCGTATCCGGTGGCGGCAAGGAAGCCATGGCAGAGCTTGAGCAGCAGGTGGCCGATATCGTAGCAGGCAAGCCTGTTACGGCCAATATCCTGCCGGGTGCTGCCCTCAAGAAACATTATCAGATTGCCTTCAACCTGCTGCCGCAGATCGATGTCTTCAAGGAAAACCTCTACACCAAAGAGGAAATGAAGATGATCGACGAGACAAAGAAGATCATGAGCGATCAGGATATGCGCATTACGGCTACCACCATCCGCGTGCCGGTATACCGCAGCCATGCGGAATCCGTCAACGTGGAATTTGCGGACGAAGTCAGCGTCGAAGCTGCCCGCAAGGCCCTCGCAGCTTTCCCGGGTGTTGAAGTGGTGGACAATCCGGATGAACAGCTCTATCCGCAGCCGCTGGAAACCTCTGGCAAGAATGATGTAGCGGTTGGCCGTCTGCGCAAGGACTATTCCATCGAGAATGGCCTGAACATGTGGATCTGCGGTGACCAGATCCGCAAGGGCGCAGCTCTCAATGCTCTGCAGATTGCTGAATATATGATTGAACATGAAATGGTGTAAGCGCCATTGATGATATGGGACTGGCAGTATGACTGTCGGTCCTTTTCTTATGCATATGAGAAGTTTATGGAGTTATAATAAAATCCTATTGGAAACTTGCCTCTGGTGACATTGAGATTTTTCTTGATTTTCGCTATAATGGATAGGTGTAGAAAGATTAACGGTTTTAGGAGGAATTATCATGATTAGTCCATATACTGCAGGTGCGCTGGTGCTCGTAGCATTGATCGTGTTTGGCCCGAGCAAGCTGCCGGAAATCGGCAAGGCACTGGGCAAGGGCATCAAGGAATTCAAGTCCGGTGTGGCTGAGGAAAGCAAGAAACCGGAAGAGCAGCAGATGTTGAACGTGACCGAGCAGCCGAAAGAACTGCCTAAGGCTGACCAGCAGACGAAGCAGTAAGCTGGTGGTGTAGATGGCAGAAGAACAAAAATATGAAGAAATCGAGGCGCCAAAGCAGATTGGCGCCCCGGCAGATGCCGAAGTGGTGCTGGACGACGGCAGCATGTCCCTGATCGCCCATCTGACGGAGCTCAGGAGCCGGCTTATCAAGTGCCTGGTGGCGACGGCCATTGGCAGCTGCGTGGGCTACTTTTTCATTCAGGACATCATGCACTATATCACCCTGCCTGCAGGCAAGCTCTATTATATGCAGCCTGCGGAAGCCTTCTTCACCTATCTGAAGGTGGCCTGTGTGGCCGGGTTCCTCTTGGCACTGCCTATTATCTTTTGGCAGGTATGGCGGTTTTTCCTGCCGGCCCTGACCACCAGGGAACGCATGGTGCTTGGTATCGTGGTACCGACATCAGTCGTTCTTTTTTTCTGTGGGCTGGCTTTTTCCTTTTTCCTGGTATTGCCGGCGGGCATCAAGTTTTTCTTGGGCTTCGGCAATACGGAGCTGGAGGCATTATTATCCGTAAACAAATACTTTGACTTTGTCATCATGTTTGTGCTGCCCTTTGGCTTTATCTTTGAATTGCCGCTGGTCATGACCATCATGGGGAAACTGGGGCTGATCACTTCCGCCTTTCTCAAGAAGTATCAGCGGATCATCATCTTCCTATCCTTCGTGGTGGGGGCAATCATCACGCCGACGCCGGATGTATTCACCCAGTCCATGATTGCCTTGCCAATCATTGTACTCTATGAAGTAGGCTATTTTATTGTTCGTTATATTTTACGCAGATAAAAAGGAGGTATTTGCTTGGCTTATAAGGATTTGCGGGAGTTTATGGCCGATTTGGAGTCCAAGGGGCTCTTGAAGCGCATAAAGACCGAGGTGGATCCCGAGCTGGAGATTACGGAGATCACCGACCGGGTATCCAAGATGGAAGGGGACAAGAATGTCGCCCTGCTCTTTGAGAATGTCAAGGGCTCCAAGATGCCTGTGCTCATGAATGCCTTTGGCAGCTATGAGCGTATGGCCATGGCCCTGGGCGTGGAAAAGCTCGATGATGTGGGGGATGAGCTGCGGGAGATGCTGAAGCTTCCCTATGTTTCCCTGCAGAACAAGATGAGCGTTGTGACTATGATCCCCATGATCAAGCGGGCCATCAACTTCCCAAAATACGTGAAGAATGCGCCCTGCCAGGAAGTGGTGGAGACGGAAAATCCGAACTTGGATGAAATCCCCATCCTCAAATGCTGGCCGGATGATGGCGGCCCCTTCGTGACCTTGCCGCTGGTGTTCACCAAAAACCCAAAGACGGGTAAGCGCAATGTGGGCATGTACCGCCTGCAGAAATACGACAGCCGCACCACGGGCATGCATTGGCATATCCATAAGAACGGCGCCGAGAATTTCCGGGATATGAAGGCCCAGGGCGGCGACCGCATCGAAGCGGCTGTGGCCATCGGTACAGATCCTGTGATTACCTATGCGGCAACGGCACCGCTGCCCCGGGACATCGACGAGATGGTCTTCGCCGGTTTCCTGCGGCATAAATCCGTGGAAATGGTCAAGTGCAAGACCGTGGATATCGAAGTGCCGGCTACGGCGGAAATCATTCTCGAAGGCTATGTGCTGACGGATGAGAAGCGCCGGGAAGGCCCTTTTGGCGACCATACAGGCTATTATTCCCTGGCGGACGATTATCCCGTGTTCCATATCACGGCCATCACCCACCGGAAAGACCCAATCTACTTCTCCACGGTGGTGGGCAAGCCTCCTATGGAGGACTGCTATCTGGCCAAAGCTACGGAACGCATCTTCCTGCCGCTGTTGCAGCAGATGCAGCCGGAAATCATCGATATCAATATGCCGCTGGAAGGCGTGTTCCATGACTGCTGCATCGTGTCCATCAAGAAGCAGTACCCCATGCAGGCCCGTAAGGTCATGCATGCACTCTGGGGCATGGGCCAGATGATGAACGTCAAGATGATCATCGTGGTGGATGCCCATGTGAACGTACAGGATTTGAAAGAAGTATGGTGGCGGGTGTATAATAATATCGATGCCAAGCACGATCTGGAAATCGTGGAAGGCCCGCTGGATGTTCTGGATCATTCCTCGCCTATGGCGAAATGGGGTTCCAAGATGGGCATTGATGCCACCAAGACCTGGCCGGAGGAAGGCCATACCCGCGAATGGCCGGAGGAAATCAATATGAGCGAGGAAATCAAGGCCAGGGTTGACGCCAAGTGGAAGGAGCTTGGTCTGGATTGATTGATATAAAAGCCCATATTAATAACGTGGCCCTGCACCACACCATCTTTGACTTGCCCTTTGCCTTTATGGGGGCGGTCCTGGCGGCAGGGGGCAGGCCCAGTTTCCACGATTTGTTTTGGATTGCCCTGGCTATTACCACGGGGCGGGCGGCAGCGCTGGCCATGGATAATCTGGCTGATCTCAAATATGACAGCCAGCAGCCCCGCATGAGCTATCGGGCCATGGTGCAGGGGCGCATCAGCAAAAGAGAGGCTAAAGTCTTCATCGGAATTTGCCTGTTGTTGATGGTTCTTTCGGTGCTCCATCTGCATCCGATCTGCATTTATCTGTTGCCTCTGGCGGCGCTGCCCTTTATGATTTATCCGTTCACTAAGCGCTTTACCGGTTGGTGCCATCTCTTTTTGGGCGTGGCCATTGGTATGGCGCCTGCGGGAGGCTGGGTAGGCGTCAGCGGGCAGATTACCATGCCCATGGTGCTGCTGTGCATTGCGGTGGCCCTTTGGATTGGTGCCTTTGATGCCATGTACGGTGCCCAGGACGAGGAGTTTGACAAGAGTCAGGGACTGCATTCACTGGCCACAGAGTACGGAGCAAACAATGCCTTCCGCCTGTCGGCGGCCATGCATGTTGTCTGCATCGCCTGCTTCTTTGCTGTGGGGGTAATGCTTACCCTGGGGCAGTTGTATTTTATTGGCGTGGGCATTGCGGCTGGTACGCTCATTTATCAGCACCGCATTGTGAGCCCCACGGATTTCAGCCGGGTAACCCAGGGATATTTCATGCGCAACGGCATTGTGTCCGTAGCCATCTTTGCCTGTGCCTGGCTGAGCTACATTTTTTGATATTTGACAGTTGACGTTGACTTTTGACATTTGACTTTTGAGGTGACCCTATGTCCGCTAAGATTTTGGAAGGCAAGTTTTTCGCACAGCAATTAAAAGATGATGCAGGGCGCCGGGCGGCGGCTTTGCAGGAAGAGTATGGCCGCGCTCCGGGGCTGGCGGTTATCCGCGTGGGTAACGACCCGGCCTCTGAGGTCTATGTCCGCAATAAGGACAAGGCCTGCGCTGCTTTGGGTATCTATTCCGAGGTTATCGCCATGCCGGAAGAGACCACCAAGGATGAACTCATTGCCCGTATCGATGCGCTGAATGCGGATGATAAAATTGATGGCATTCTTGTGCAGCTGCCTTTGCCGGCGCAGATTGCCAAAGACGAGGCGGAAATCCTCAATCGCATTGACCCGTCAAAAGATGTGGATGGCTTCCATCCCGTCAACGTGGGCAAGATGGTGACGGGGGAGCCGGCTTTGTTGCCCTGCACGCCGGCCGGCTGCATTCGCATGCTGGAAATGGCAGGCATTGAGATTGCAGGCAAGCGGGCCGTGGTCATCGGCCGCAGCAATATCGTGGGCAAGCCCATGTTCCACCTGCTGATGGCCAAGAATGCTACGGTGACAGTATGCCATTCCCGCACGGAGAATCTGGCGGAAATCACCCGTCAGGCAGATATTCTGGTGGCGGCCATCGGCAAGCCTCAGTTTGTAA
It includes:
- a CDS encoding menaquinone biosynthesis decarboxylase — its product is MAYKDLREFMADLESKGLLKRIKTEVDPELEITEITDRVSKMEGDKNVALLFENVKGSKMPVLMNAFGSYERMAMALGVEKLDDVGDELREMLKLPYVSLQNKMSVVTMIPMIKRAINFPKYVKNAPCQEVVETENPNLDEIPILKCWPDDGGPFVTLPLVFTKNPKTGKRNVGMYRLQKYDSRTTGMHWHIHKNGAENFRDMKAQGGDRIEAAVAIGTDPVITYAATAPLPRDIDEMVFAGFLRHKSVEMVKCKTVDIEVPATAEIILEGYVLTDEKRREGPFGDHTGYYSLADDYPVFHITAITHRKDPIYFSTVVGKPPMEDCYLAKATERIFLPLLQQMQPEIIDINMPLEGVFHDCCIVSIKKQYPMQARKVMHALWGMGQMMNVKMIIVVDAHVNVQDLKEVWWRVYNNIDAKHDLEIVEGPLDVLDHSSPMAKWGSKMGIDATKTWPEEGHTREWPEEINMSEEIKARVDAKWKELGLD
- the folD gene encoding bifunctional methylenetetrahydrofolate dehydrogenase/methenyltetrahydrofolate cyclohydrolase FolD, translating into MSAKILEGKFFAQQLKDDAGRRAAALQEEYGRAPGLAVIRVGNDPASEVYVRNKDKACAALGIYSEVIAMPEETTKDELIARIDALNADDKIDGILVQLPLPAQIAKDEAEILNRIDPSKDVDGFHPVNVGKMVTGEPALLPCTPAGCIRMLEMAGIEIAGKRAVVIGRSNIVGKPMFHLLMAKNATVTVCHSRTENLAEITRQADILVAAIGKPQFVKKDMVKPGATVIDVGINRIAPKKLVGDVDFAEVSEVAGAITPVPGGVGLLTVAMLMQNVVQAAEAHLR
- a CDS encoding 4-hydroxybenzoate octaprenyltransferase; amino-acid sequence: MIDIKAHINNVALHHTIFDLPFAFMGAVLAAGGRPSFHDLFWIALAITTGRAAALAMDNLADLKYDSQQPRMSYRAMVQGRISKREAKVFIGICLLLMVLSVLHLHPICIYLLPLAALPFMIYPFTKRFTGWCHLFLGVAIGMAPAGGWVGVSGQITMPMVLLCIAVALWIGAFDAMYGAQDEEFDKSQGLHSLATEYGANNAFRLSAAMHVVCIACFFAVGVMLTLGQLYFIGVGIAAGTLIYQHRIVSPTDFSRVTQGYFMRNGIVSVAIFACAWLSYIF